The window GTTGCATCCCCACAACACTCACGGTGCCTCAGACCTATCTGAAAGGGGCAGTTCGAAAGGAATAACATTTCTAATGTTTtttgttacatttatttatgtgtacaaataaatatatttgtaaaatACACATGCTATAAAACTGTGTGCTTTCATGTGTGCCGATCAGCTATTTTATATTTATAGTTATTATTTATAGTATTGAAATGACTGACCTTGGTCAATAGTTAAAATGCAGCACGAACACTGGGAAACTGCTTTATAGTACTCTAGATAAAAGCAATAGATTATTCAATCTGTCTCAGGAatcccggaatccagtctccatgacggccaacagcgagtttcccggtcccatccaacgtctataaagccgaacaatggattttggtgtttcaaaacccattgacactgtatgactatgtttagcttgtgttctgctcctctctcttaccaaccgtctctggaggaggggatccctctctgaattgctcctcccaaggtttcttccattttttctcccggtgggagtttttctgggagtttttccttgtcttccttgagggtttaggttggttgaggggcagttctatgggcgcatgtgaagccctctgtgacatgcttgcgtgtaaaaagggctatacaaataaatttgatttgatttgatttgatttgatctcaGCAGGATCCATAATGAGCAGGGTCTATGTAAATTACTAGATCACTTCAATCAATAAGCACGTCTAGAGTGTGAGAAGTGGGAACCGGCTGAGTGCACTCTAACAGTGCAGCTGCAACAGAGTCATGTGGCTCCCTCTATTGCTAGGTAGCACTCAAACTTAGGGACAACACAGCCAAAGTTTTCTGAATAGGACCAGAGCTCATTGTGCTCCGTTCTTTAACGTTTCCAGATAGAGCTCCATTCTCGCTGAACACTGACGCAGCAGATCCTCCAAACGTACCCCTGCCCCCTGTCTTTTATCCCTGTTACCTGTATGTTCCCAAATATACCACAGGTCTGTCATATCATGAATAGTCAACAAGCGAGAATCAGTTACCCTGGAACACTGAGGGTGAGAGACACAAAAAAATATGAGTTTTAGACAAAGGTTATTAAAGGACACATGTTAATAGTTTCATTTTCTGAATTTTATTTACAGAATCCCTCTATGCTGCAGAATGAGGTCGCCAGTACTTCTAATGTGTTTCGTAGGATTTTGTCTTTGGAACATTGCACTGTCGCTGAAAATTTGTGCCTTTAACGTTCAGAGTTTTGGGGAGGCAAAAGTCAATAACAAAAAGGTTATGGGAATTTTGATCAAGGTAAGACTTAAAGACACTGAAAGGGGTTAAGGTTGGAAGCTCCAAAGCTTTTCCTGCAGGTCATGAATTAATGTTGATCATTACTGTGAGTGACTGATTATTTTGATATTCCAGTGCCTAACTAGATGCAATCTCCTGTTTCTCAGATCCTGGCCCGCTGTGACCTATGCTTAATTCAAGAGGTGCGAGACTCCAAGGGTAAAGCCATACCTACACTGGTGAAGGAACTGAACAGGTACTGTATATAGGACCATTGATGAGGTTAACTGTTATTATGGTCCAATCCTCATATTTACAGGGCCTTTATTAGGTTTTAAATAATCACCCAAGGTGCCTTTTCTTTCCAGATTTGACAAATCTTCATATTCCTACGTAGAGAGTAAGAGACTGGGGAAGAAAACGTACAAGGAGCAATACGTCTACATTTACAGGTAGCCTTTTAGTATAAACACATTTCAGCAGAGACTCAAATCAATGTTTTGCCTTTTATTTTTCCTGGCTTTGCTCTCTTCCTTATTGTGTGTAGGAAGGATCTGCTGCAGGTGCAAGAACACTACCATTCTCCTAAACTGGAGAGCAAAGAAACCAATGGCACTGATATTTTCTCCAGGGAACCTTTTATTGTCCGATTTCACTCCCCCACTACCTGTGAGAGCTATGTTTAATATGTAGCAGATCATTTGTCAAAACATGTAACTACTATCAACATAAGGAAAGGCACAATTTTGTAAGGGCGGCTTCTATACTTGCAGTATCATTGATTAGTCATTGCATGGATACATATTAAGAGCATGAGGAATTCCATgaggttatttatttatttattatgtttTCCAGTGGTGAAGGATTTTGTCCTGGTTGGCCAGCACACCTGTCCCAAAACAGCAATGAAAGAGATTGATGAACTCTACTCTGTCTTCAAGGGAATCTACAAGAAGTGGAAAACTGAGGTtaatcaaatattttttttaccatttatCAGGTTTTTTAATCCTCTTATTTGTTCACAAAATCATTTTAGATGTTCTAATCTCTAACTAAGGTTACATAGCAAAATAGGTTTTAACAtcttttttctccttctttAATGTGTGACTTTGGCCCAttctacttcctgtttctccCCCTCAGAATGTAGTGATTTTGGGAGACCTCAATGCCGGTTGCAGCTACATAACCATCAAGGGCTGGAAAGCTATCCGTCTGCGGAGCGATCCCAAGTTCCGTTGGTTGATCGGAGATGAGCAGGATACCACTGTGCGAGAGAGAACACACTGTGCTTATGACAGGTCAGTAAAAGCACACAGTGCTGTTTCAGTTTTCAGTCAGTAGAAataagtcaggtggctgagcggttagggaatagggctggtaatcagaaggttgccggatcgattcccggccgtgaaaaatgacgttgtgtccttgggcaaggcacttcaccctacttgccttggaggaatgtccctgtactgtaagtctctccggataagagcgtctgctaaatgactaaatgtaaattactataaaaatgcatatttgCATGCTTTCCCATACACACCCCAAAATAGGATTGTTGTCCATGGGCGTGAGGTCCTCTCTGGCATCGTTCCGGAATCAGCTCAGCCCTTCAACTTCAAGGAGAAGTTCCATTTAACCGAGGAGGAGGTACACTAACCTATTCAACTTCAGTATTTTTAACTTGAGTGAACTTGAATTTCTTGATTTCACTGTGTCAGTTACATGTCCCTTTTCTCTTCTATGTGACTGTTTAGGCTCTGGAAGTCAGTGACCACTTCCCAGTAGAGGTTGACCTGAAGCCCAACCATCGCTATATGCTCCGACATGAACTCTAAACTGAGGCTTCTCTATGGACCCTTCTTAAAATCATGTTTTTACCTGTGTCAACTTCCACATTTTAAATGCCAAAGGTGTATTCACTGATATCAGATGTTTTAAATCAATTCTGTAACTGAACATAATTAAAACACAAATTCAGATAAAGATTCTAATAAACATATTAGGACATTCAAATTTCTTTGAGCTTTGTGATCTATATAACGGTAGATAAATCCAACTGATTGGAAGTATCAACGAGCACAAGTATAAAGAAGAAATGTAATGCCTTATGTGTACCTTGGTTAGCAGGAAAAACAAAGCTTTTCTTCTGCCTTACACAGAATTAAACCACATCAAACATGACATCATTACAGAACATGGAGCTTCAAAGTAAATCAGTATAGCAAAAAACTAAGCGTActgttgtgttttcatttttaaCAATATAACTGTGATCATTATCATTATGTGCATTTTGATTTGTCAATTTGTCCATTTTCTTTGATCTGAGACGATTTGTCAATGTTTTGTGTCACTCCATTTACAGGAAGTGATTTAAAGCGACAACAGACGTGAAACtaggctctctcttcctcatacTCCTCATAGTCTGAGGGGAGTTGCAAATGTTACATTTGAACATGTTCGTGTTTTGTTGTTGACTGCATGGTAGAAGTACTGTCTGTTTGAACATGTTGTTCTGAACAAGAAAGAGTCTGAGCCTACTGTACGCTCATTTGTCGTATTTAAAGGCAGGATGGAAGAAAACTTTGCTGATTTGCTAACTGGTGCATTTTCAGGTAAGCATTCTACGGATCATTAAGCCTCCTCTACTACACAATTACAAAACTGAATTGTCCCTTTACTTTAACTATTTTGTAGTATGCATCATTCTGTTGTCAATGATGTTGTTGCAGATACTTCCTTACCATCTTTCCCAGAGGGAGAATTAGACTTTGAGCCTTTGCATTTTGATGAGTACCTTCCTAATAGAAGATTGCCGGCACttaaagaggaggatgaggaaattGGCCAAACTATTTCTATGTCTGTGAGAGATGTACTGGTGACCCATGAGTTAAGTTTGACTGAAGATAACACAAACAACACTGACGAGGAGACAGACTCAACGGAAGACCAGGAAGGAGCAGGTGGAACAGAGAGGTTTGGCACAGGTGTAAGGAAAACACCAGTGAAGCACCCGCGAGTAAAGACAGTGGTTGCGCACAAAATGGAGGAAGAGATAACTGACTCTGGAGAAGACATAGAAGAGGATATAGGAACAGAAACCCTTTGTTCTCCTGGTAGTTGGTCTTTGGTTGTTCGTAGTGAAGAGGCATTTtgggacagagagcaggaggtcATAGGGATAGGAGTCTCTGAGGGCCAGGCGCTAGCCCTAGAGGGAACTGAACATCCTCAAGTTAGAAACGAGCAGCAAGGTGAAATTCAGAATAACGATGTGACCTATTTTGGGAGAGTCAGTGCACATGGCAGGGTGAAGATGACAGAACATGTGTGTGACGTGCTTGAGAatgtagagaggcagagggaggaagaagagtgCTCCTCAGATTCAGATCAAGAGGgttccaacttttcaactgaacCTCATCAAGATACTGAACAGGCAGTGAGCATACTCAAACAGAATGCCGCTCTGGTTAATGACAACAATGAAGATGAGAAAGACAGGATATCAGTGGTGGTTTCTGAGGTACCTGATGTAGCCATGCCAGATAGAGATGATCTTGTCGTCTGTAGTTGTGTGCAGCAGCACATAGAAGACAAAACAAAGAGTTTCTCTGAGGAGGACCATCAAGAGGCAGGTGACAGGCAGGACAGGGAACAGAGTGACAAAGCGACAGGGGATGTGGGCAGGAGCTCAGGGGAAGTACATGTTGCGCGAGAACTACCGAATTCTCTGTATGATATTCCCGCTGAAAGGAGCATTAAGACATTTGAATGGAGTGTTGAAGATGAGAGCGACAGTTACAAATCAAGTGAGGATGAGGACCAAAATAAGACTTGTGAAGAACTACCACCGGGCTCAACCCATCAAGGTCTTTGGAAAGACAAGAGAGCTGGGGATCCCCTACTTCATAGAGAGGGTGGCAAGAACAGCTTGCCCCACAGTGTTGATGACCAGCGTATTCGTGAGACATCATCTTTTTGCCCAACTGTGACCATTCTACCAGCAGAGCAGTGTAATGCAGAAGTCCAACAGACAGGGAGGTTGGAAACAGACATTCACACAAGAACAAACGCAAACGAACATGGCACTATAGACGACAGTTTCATGTTTGATGACCAGTACAAAAACTGGGGAAtcacagaggaggaagatgatgaggatgaagagagcgagagaaactgGGAGAAAGAACAAGAAAGAATTGATGCATTCTACAAGTTTTACAGTGATGAAGAGCAAGAAAACATCACaggtaaaaaataaaaccaAATAACTGATAGTTAAGCCAGTTTGTGATACTGATTCAAAACtgtgttgttttttgtgtgaaatCCTTTTCTTTcagagacaaagacaagacGAGTTCAGTTCTGCGTAGATTCTTTGTCTCAAATCTTTCAATATGACGCTGACAGGTATGTGCAATTTTTTGAATAATCATAATTGAGATGAGAGGTCTGTACTACCTGGTCTACTCTGAAACTGTAAAACTGTTTTCATTCAGCAGTTCCTCAGAAGTGGAGGAGGATC of the Hypomesus transpacificus isolate Combined female chromosome 18, fHypTra1, whole genome shotgun sequence genome contains:
- the dnase1l1l gene encoding deoxyribonuclease I-like 1-like; the protein is MRSPVLLMCFVGFCLWNIALSLKICAFNVQSFGEAKVNNKKVMGILIKILARCDLCLIQEVRDSKGKAIPTLVKELNRFDKSSYSYVESKRLGKKTYKEQYVYIYRKDLLQVQEHYHSPKLESKETNGTDIFSREPFIVRFHSPTTLVKDFVLVGQHTCPKTAMKEIDELYSVFKGIYKKWKTENVVILGDLNAGCSYITIKGWKAIRLRSDPKFRWLIGDEQDTTVRERTHCAYDRIVVHGREVLSGIVPESAQPFNFKEKFHLTEEEALEVSDHFPVEVDLKPNHRYMLRHEL
- the si:dkey-183p4.10 gene encoding uncharacterized protein si:dkey-183p4.10 isoform X1; the encoded protein is MEENFADLLTGAFSDTSLPSFPEGELDFEPLHFDEYLPNRRLPALKEEDEEIGQTISMSVRDVLVTHELSLTEDNTNNTDEETDSTEDQEGAGGTERFGTGVRKTPVKHPRVKTVVAHKMEEEITDSGEDIEEDIGTETLCSPGSWSLVVRSEEAFWDREQEVIGIGVSEGQALALEGTEHPQVRNEQQGEIQNNDVTYFGRVSAHGRVKMTEHVCDVLENVERQREEEECSSDSDQEGSNFSTEPHQDTEQAVSILKQNAALVNDNNEDEKDRISVVVSEVPDVAMPDRDDLVVCSCVQQHIEDKTKSFSEEDHQEAGDRQDREQSDKATGDVGRSSGEVHVARELPNSLYDIPAERSIKTFEWSVEDESDSYKSSEDEDQNKTCEELPPGSTHQGLWKDKRAGDPLLHREGGKNSLPHSVDDQRIRETSSFCPTVTILPAEQCNAEVQQTGRLETDIHTRTNANEHGTIDDSFMFDDQYKNWGITEEEDDEDEESERNWEKEQERIDAFYKFYSDEEQENITETKTRRVQFCVDSLSQIFQYDADSSSSEVEEDLNPGKDCNLEDETQMIHNKKRSLSMLKFMLNMSLATLMGLAVFWWAKDQLHWLD
- the si:dkey-183p4.10 gene encoding uncharacterized protein si:dkey-183p4.10 isoform X2 — encoded protein: MEENFADLLTGAFSDTSLPSFPEGELDFEPLHFDEYLPNRRLPALKEEDEEIGQTISMSVRDVLVTHELSLTEDNTNNTDEETDSTEDQEGAGGTERFGTGVRKTPVKHPRVKTVVAHKMEEEITDSGEDIEEDIGTETLCSPGSWSLVVRSEEAFWDREQEVIGIGVSEGQALALEGTEHPQVRNEQQGEIQNNDVTYFGRVSAHGRVKMTEHVCDVLENVERQREEEECSSDSDQEGSNFSTEPHQDTEQAVSILKQNAALVNDNNEDEKDRISVVVSEVPDVAMPDRDDLVVCSCVQQHIEDKTKSFSEEDHQEAGDRQDREQSDKATGDVGRSSGEVHVARELPNSLYDIPAERSIKTFEWSVEDESDSYKSSEDEDQNKTCEELPPGSTHQGLWKDKRAGDPLLHREGGKNSLPHSVDDQRIRETSSFCPTVTILPAEQCNAEVQQTGRLETDIHTRTNANEHGTIDDSFMFDDQYKNWGITEEEDDEDEESERNWEKEQERIDAFYKFYSDEEQENITETKTRRVQFCVDSLSQIFQYDADSSSEVEEDLNPGKDCNLEDETQMIHNKKRSLSMLKFMLNMSLATLMGLAVFWWAKDQLHWLD